The Candidatus Peregrinibacteria bacterium genome contains the following window.
TAGTGCAATGGCTATTCCTATCAAGCTCACCGGTACACTTTGAAAATTTCTCGCAAAAGAATAAATCGTCACCGACCCTTCAGGAAGCCTACTCGCCAAATTCACAAACCACCAAAGTAACACTTGCCACATTCCCATTTGAAACATTTTTGGAATCATCAAAACAGCAGTCTCTTTCATCCTTCCATCAAATTTCAAATTAAATCTAAATCTAAATCCATATTTCAAAACTAAAGGTAGCCGAATCGCCAAATGCAAAAATGCACCAATAATAGTTCCAATCACGAGACCCATCATACCAAATTGCGGAACGATAAAATAAACACCCATAACGATTCCCAAATTATACATCACAGGAGCAAGTCCAAACCAAAAAAATTCTTTTATACTTATAAGTACATTTCCAAAAGTATTACTGATCGTAAATAATATCGGGGACAAAAGCATAAGTCGCGTAACCTTTATATATTCAGCAGTTTTGACCTCATCAAATCCCGGCACCAAATACTCAGTAATATAAGGAAGTGAAATTGCAAAAATAATCAAAATAAATACAAGCAACAAAAGCCCATATGAAAGAACTTGATTTGTATAGACAACCGCTTCTTTTTTCTTACTTTCATCGAGTCCCGAAAATATCGGAACGAACGCGGCAGAGAGTCCACTGGTCACAAGTAATGCCAAGAAAAAATCCGGAACAACGAAAGCCGCATTATAAACATCAAGCGCGGCAGATGCCCCAAATGTATGAGCAAACGCACGATCACGCACAAGTCCCAAAAAATAACTCAACCCGGAAGTCAAAGTCAGCGCAAACGCAGTATGAAGTAGTAAGTTTTTAAACCCACCTACCTCTTCTCTTTTTCTAAAAATTTTATTTATGAAAGAATTCATTAAAGTTATTATACTGATACAAGAAAATTTATCACTAGAATTATTTAACTAAAAAAATCCCCCAAACATTAGTGTGGAGGATTTTATCTACATATCTTAATCCTTGGTACAAAATAAAAAAGAAATAACTATTTCTTTTTCTTAGGTGCAGCCTTTTTCTTTACGACTTTCTTAGCAGCCTTCTTGACTACTTTCTTAACTGCTTTTTTTGGAGCAGCTTTCTTGACAACCTTTTTTACTACTTTTTTAGCAGCAGGTTTCTTAGCAGCAGCCTTCTTTGGAGCCGCTTTCTTAACTGGTTTCTTTACAGCCATATAGGTGTATTTAGGGGATAAGAATAAACTTGATACATTGTCTTATTTTTCTTTCAAAAATACAATACCAAAATAAGAAAAAACTATTAACTTTTGCAAAAAAATTTCGAGTAAATTTATGGCTTCATGCGATTGAGCAATCTTGGGAATGGAATGGTCTCTCGAATATGCTGAGTACCAGTGACATACCTCACCATTCTCTCAAGCCCAAGCCCAAATCCACTATGCGGAACCGACCCATATTTCCGGAGATCCAAATACCATTGATACTCTTCACCTTTCAATCCCTCATGTTCAATCGCAGCCTTCAAAATCTCATAGCTATCTTCACGTTGCGACCCTCCAATCAATTCTCCGGAACCTTCAGTACCAAGTAAATCATTATTGAGTACAAGCTCTGGATTTTCCGGATCAGTTTTCATATAAAAAGGTTTGATAGATTTTGGCCACTTGTGAACAAACACCGGAACCTCACTGTCATCTGTAAGTAACGATTCATCCTCCGTACTCAAATCATCTCCAAATTTAATTTGAGATCCTTTAGCTTGGAGCTCTTTGATTGCGTCAGTGTATTCAAGTCTCTTAAATGGCTGACTTAATTTTTTCATAGGTTCGATATCACGTTCAAGAATTACGAGCTCCTTCGCGCATCTCTCCATACACCTTTCAACTATAAACCTCACCATACCTTCTTGAATATTCATATTTTCTTCATGCTCAACGAACGCCGCTTCCGCATCCATCATCCAAAACTCTATTAAATGTTTTCGAGTCTTACTTTTTTCAGCCCGAAACACCGGACCAAAATCAAACCCACGACCAACAGACATAATCGCCGCTTCAAGATACAGCTGCCCGGACTGAGAAAGATAAACAGTGCCTTCATCGAAATAATCAATTTCAAAAAGTGTAGTCGCACCCTCACATGCGTTTGGCGTAAATATAGGAGTATCGATTTTTACAAATCCTTCTCCATGAAAATAATCATACACAGCGGTTATCACGCAATCACGCACACGTTGTATCGCCCACTGCTTACTCGACCGGAGCCAAAGATGTCTATTATCAAGCAAGAAATCCGGGCCATGTTCTTTTTTTGAAATAGGGTATTCATCTTCAGTAATATGCACAATCTCAATATCAGTAACTTGCAATTCAAACACATCATCATGCTTTGGATGTTTTACAACTTTACCGGTAACCTTGCATGATGATTCAGCTGTAAGTTTCTCAGCATTCTCCATGACTTCAGCCGAAGCTCTGCCCTCTTCCGCCACTCCTTGAGTCAACCCACTCCCATCCCGCAACTGCAAAAAATAAATCTTCCCGCTCCCCCTCTTATTGTACATCCACCCACGAATAGTCACCTCCTCTCCTACATGATTTGCAAAATCAGATATTCTAACAATCATATAATTATATTAAAAATTAATCAAGCGCATTGTAGCACGACAAATTAAAATACAAAATAATTTCGGAATGGCTTTTCTTTTTTGAATGCTTATATTAAGATAAACGAAAAATAATAATCTATATAAAATGAAATTAAACAAATACATAATCACGTCAACGATAATGATAACCTTGATTTTAAACGGGTGTGGCTATTCATCAAATACAAATAATTCTAATAATAATATGGATACAATAAAGGTTGACGGACTTATATGGAATACAGGAGATATTCCTATAATGACTTACGATGAAGCATTGGCGTTTTGCACTGAAAACGGAATGCAACTGCAAGAACAAAACGCACTATTACTAAATATAATAGGTAGCACATATCTTCAAAATCCGGAAGGAGGATACTGGGCGTCAGGCGAATCCATGATAGATGATAATGAAGCATACGTAGTTAATTTTGAAAGCCATGGGACGGTAGGTGCATCGACAAAACCGAAAAGCGAAAAACATTACGTACGATGCTTCAAAAGATAAATAACAATATGAATTGTCTGGGGTGGCATCTTGGACGTTATTCGAATCAATAAATATTTCCACGGAAATTGATATCCACTATTTCAATATCATTTTCTAAAACCTTATAAATAACTCGAATTTTCCCAATTCTTACGCGATATACATTCTCACCCCAGCCTTGCAATTTCTTAACACCAGATGCCTTAAAAGGATGAGCCTTAATTTCAGTAAGCTTATCATGAATTCTTTTCTTCATTTTCTCATCAAGAGAATCAAAGAATTTCCGCACTTTGTCTACCATAGTAATAGTTATAGGAGGGTAATCCTACAACATCGACATCACATCATCAATATTAATTCCCTTCCCGGCGTTATCACGATCAGCATTAAAAACATTTCCAGGCTTGTCATCTTCATCCAAAAACGCCTTAACCAAAACGATTTTCACCACAGAGCTCACCGGCACTCCGTACTTTTTTGCACGACCTTTTATAGCCTTTTTAAGATCATCATCTATATTGATTTGAAGCAAACTCATAGTTTTTCAATTAAAAATACATGCTAATTATATGGAAAAAGCATGGAAAATGCAAGTGCAACAAAAAAAAATCCTAGTTCCTAGTTAATTAGGAACTAATACCAAATGGGGTGGTCGATGGGGCTCGAACCCACGGCATCCAGGACCACAACCTAGCGCTCTACCAACTGAGCTACGACCACCACAATGTGCATTCTTTCTCAAATGCGGAGGTATTTTAGGCGATTTCAGGGGCAACAGCAATAGCAATCTCATAAAAATTTTAGAGATTATTAGAGTTAAAAAATTCTTAAACTAATTCTAAAAAAAAATCCCTTTGTTTTTTAAAGAAATTTTAACTTCGCCTGTTACATTCGAAGCCTACTTTTTTATATCACCACCATGAAAAAATTACTCCTCCTTATAATAGCAAGCCTTCTGTTGGCTTACACAATCAAAGAGATGACGTCCCCAATCAAAAAAACTATGGCTGAAGATAATGTTATTCAAAATAATATCGTAATAACTGAAATCATGGCGACGGAGCCTTCAAATTTAGAATGGATAGAAATACAAAATACAAGCGACCAAATGATAAATCTCGAAGGCTGGAAGTTTTTTGAGAACAATACAAACCATGGGCTCACATTGTTTCAAGGGAGCTTCGACCTACGAGCAAATGAAATCGCAATAATCGCAAACAAGGCATCAAAGCTTAAAACTAAATATCCGCTCCTCGAAAACACAATATTTGATTCAACATGGGCAACGCTTAACCAAAATGGCGAAGAAATCGGACTCAAAAATAACAACAGTCAGTTCATAGAACTTTTCACATACATCCCAAACACTGAAAACTCACTACAACGAATAGATAATTCCAAAAATGATTATTCCGCAAACAATTGGATAAATTCACTCTCAACTTTGGGCAAAGAAAACCTGATGTCTGAACTCGTTTTCAATGAAACGGAAATCTTGGAAGAAATACCTGCAACAGAAGAAGTGGATCTCAAAGAAGAAGAGATTGTATCTGAAAGACCCGCCACTGAAAATGTAGAAATAGAAACTGAAAACACAGAGGATGTCAAAGTACGAGGAATCAAAACATTAAAGCCAAAAGCTATAATCACAATACAATCCGGCGTAATGGAAGCGACTAAAAAAGTCACAATCAATCTCGATGGAAGGAATTCGGCTGACCCGAACAAACAAAAACTCACGTATTACTGGGACTTCGGAGACAAGTACACTTATGAAAATAAAAACCCTCCATCACATAGTTTCAAAGAGGTAGGGAATTATATAATTACTCTTCGTGTAACAAATGAAGATGGTATTTTTGACGAAACCAACATAACCATCAAAGTTTTACCGGAAGATGAGGTAGGGGGAACGGCAAAAAAAGAACAATCAGAAGAAATCAAAAACGATCCGGTAGAAAAAGCCCCCGCGGACAAACTTGAAGAAGAGGTCGAGAAGCAAACAACCTACCCTACCTTATTATTAAATGAAATTTTTCCAAATCCGGCTGGCCGTGATAATGGACAAGAATGGGTAGAGATTTACAATCCAAACGAATTCTTAGTAAACACCAAAGGCTATGTTTTAGATGACTACACAGACCAAGGAAGTGCAGCAATGAAACTCAAAGAAATCGAAATTTTGCCAAAAAGTTACTACCTTATATACGATCCTTCGGTAAATTTAAATAATTCAAATGAAGAAATTCAACTACTAGATCCAAATGGCGCCCTACTCGACAAAATATTTTTCATCGATGGATTCGAAGCTCAAAGTTATGCTCGCGTAAAAAACGAATGGCTTTGGACGACTTTCCCGACGCCGGGTTTTGCAAATGAGATAATGTCAGAAGAATTGGAAATCACAGAAAAAACAAATCAAGAAAGTAAATACAAAACCGGCGACTTGAGCTCTGAAATATATATATCCGAAATCCTACCGAATCCACTCGGCGAGGACGCCCCAAACGAATGGGTTGAACTATACAATGCAGGGGATGCTGATATAAATCTCGGTAACTGGCGACTCGATGATAATGAAAACGGCAGCAAACCTTTTACTCTTTCCGATAAAACAATTATCAAAGCAAAAGGCTATCTCATAATACCAAGAACCGAAAGCAAAATCAGTCTCGATAACAGGCTGGACACAGTAAGGCTTTTTAATTTCGAAGAAGAAATCCAAGACGAAATAAGCTACGAAAAAGCGAAGGAAAACCTAAGTTTTGCGAAAACTACAATGATATATGAAGATAAAATTGAAACCGAATGGATATGGACACCTATGATTACTAAGGGGGCTGCAAATCAGAAACTTTATAAACTTCGAGGTGAGGTAGAGGAGAAAAATGCTGACTTAATTTTGATCCAGGCAAAATCCCTAAAACTAAAAGACGACAATGAACTCAGCGAGATTGCATTGAGTCCGGGGAACATAGTTGAGCTAACATACGACGATAACAATGAAATCAAGGACTATTCACTAATAAAACAAAAAACAGCACAGACGAAGGTGGTCAATTCACCAGGATCATTCGAACTAATTAAAATAATAATAACTCTTACGATCATAGGAATATATGCATTCCTAAAAAGAAGAAATACACTTAAAAAAACGTAACAACAGGCGAAGCGTGACAACTTGCTTTGCCAAATAAGGATGCGAAGCAAACCAAATATTACGTAACATTAAGCAAATAAACATGTTATAATATGAACAACATCACAAATATGAAATTTTTCTCAATATCACAGGCGAACAAGTCATTAGCATTAGTAACACCAATCGTTGAAGATATCCAAACAAAATGGGTAGAGGTAAAAAAACTCAAAGAAGATTGTGATGCAATAATACTAAATCATCTGGAAAGCGAAAATATTCTAAACGAAAAACAAGACAGGCTTGATGACCTACTTGAAGAGATTGAAAATAATATAGAAGAACTCCAAGAAATAGGGGCGGAATTCAAAGGTTTTGAGAAAGGCCTGGTTGACTTCCCTGCAAAAATTGACACAAGAATAATATATCTATGCTGGAGGAGGGGAGAGAAGAATATATCGTGTTGGCATGAAATATTCGAAGGATTTTCAAACAGGAAAGATATAAGCAATGACTTAAGGGGAATCGTTGAAAAAGAAAACCAAACAAAGACTAATGCTGAAATTAAGTAAGAGTTTAGATATTGCAATAAAACCATAGCTCAAGTATCTTTTGTTATGCGTAAAATAAATAAAAATAAAATTTAAAAATCACATATATATGAAATTCTCTGTCTCTTCAAAGCTCACAAAAACAGATTGCTTGGCTATTTGCATGTTCGAAAAAACTGAGTTGTCAAAACAGTTTAGCGATTTGCCAAAAAACATTTCAGAACTTATTCAAAAAAGAATAAAAGCAAAAGATTTCGAAGGCAAAGCCGATACATCTATAACTCTTTACCCTGAAAGCACTTTTGAAAAAGTTATTGTTTTTGGACTGGGAGAAAAACAAAAAAAAGGATCTGACGAATGCGCAGACATACTTAGAACTGTGGGAGCGAGCGCACGACAAAAAACAGAGAAATCAAAATCGATCTCAATCATGCTACCAAAGGGAATGGATGATGATGAAAATTTTGAGGAGTTCGCCGAAGGATTTATGCTGGGAGGATATAAATTTGAAAAATATTTATCAAAAAAAGCTGATAAATGCTTAATCGCAACTATTACTTTGATAGGTGCTGACAAAAAAGTTCTCAAAAAAATTAAAGAAGCAGAATCGATTGTAGAAGCTGTATTTTGGGCAAGAGACGTGATCAATATCCCAGGTAGCGACATGTCTCCAAACCAAGTGGAAAAAGAGGCGAAAACAATAGGTAAACTAAAAAACATATCAGTAAAAGTACTTGATCATAAAAAACTGGAGAAGATGAAAGCCGGAGCCATACTGGCAGTTGGGCAAGGAGCCACTGAAAAGGCACGTATGATTGTTTTTGAATACAAAAACAAGCCTCGCAACAAAAAGCCTATGGCATTTATAGGTAAAGGAGTTTGTTTTGATACGGGAGGATTAAATTTAAAACCTACAAAATACATAGAAGATATGAAGCTCGATATGTCCGGAGCAGCGACAGTCATGGGGATTTTCAAAATGCTCGGCGAACTCCAACCAAACTTGCACGTAGTTGGAGTTGTAGGTGTAGTAGAAAATGCGATTTCTGAAAAAGCATATAAACCGGGAGATATCATCAAAGCTTTGAATGGTAAAACGATAGAAATTCTAAATACAGACGCTGAAGGACGCCTCGTATTAGCAGATTGTTTAACTTATATAGAAAAAGAATACAAACCTGCTCACATGATGGATTTCGCTACTCTAACCGGCGCAGCACTATACACAACCGGACATGACATCACACCAATCCTCGGAACGGACCAAGAATACATAAATAAAGTGCTTGAAATGGGTAAAAGAACTGATGAAATCATGTGGCAACTACCACTTTATAAACAATATGCAAAAGCTATGAAAGGAACTATTTCAGACCTAAACAATACTGGAGATGGGGTAAGGTGTGGAACAATTACTGCAACATTATTTCTTCAGAATTTCATAAACAATGGAACTCCATGGATACATTGCGACATGGCAGGGACTGCTCATGGAGACTCGGCGCAAAGCTCATACAAACCAAAAGGAGGTAGAGGTGTATTACTTCGCGCATTATGGGAATTTTTACGAGAATACAAATAACCCTAAATAATTATGGGAACTTATAAAAAATATCTCTGCTATATCGGAGTGATATCTGTGCTTATTGCTGCAATACCTATGACTGTATTCGCGGTAAGAGATTTAACGTTTGAAGAAAGAAATACAGACATACAAGTAAAAATAGATGAACACATATTAGAAAGCCCATTTGGATATGGACAACCTGAAGCGACTTACCCTACATTCGCTGATCTCGATAACGATGGGGATATGGATCTTTTTGTAGGGACTGGAGAAGGAACGATAATTTATTACCAAAATGATGGCGGATCAAGAATTCCTAACTTCACACTCACAGACAGGACGTTTTTAGGTATAGATAAAAGCCAATTTATAATGTTCCCTACTTTTGCTGATACGGATAGCGATGGAGACCTTGATATGTATTTCGGAGAATGGGGGAATAAATTAAGCTACTATAAAAACAGAGGTAATGCGGAAGTTTCTGACCTTGTATTTGCACAAGGAGCTGAGGCCACAGTTGATGT
Protein-coding sequences here:
- a CDS encoding leucyl aminopeptidase family protein produces the protein MKFSVSSKLTKTDCLAICMFEKTELSKQFSDLPKNISELIQKRIKAKDFEGKADTSITLYPESTFEKVIVFGLGEKQKKGSDECADILRTVGASARQKTEKSKSISIMLPKGMDDDENFEEFAEGFMLGGYKFEKYLSKKADKCLIATITLIGADKKVLKKIKEAESIVEAVFWARDVINIPGSDMSPNQVEKEAKTIGKLKNISVKVLDHKKLEKMKAGAILAVGQGATEKARMIVFEYKNKPRNKKPMAFIGKGVCFDTGGLNLKPTKYIEDMKLDMSGAATVMGIFKMLGELQPNLHVVGVVGVVENAISEKAYKPGDIIKALNGKTIEILNTDAEGRLVLADCLTYIEKEYKPAHMMDFATLTGAALYTTGHDITPILGTDQEYINKVLEMGKRTDEIMWQLPLYKQYAKAMKGTISDLNNTGDGVRCGTITATLFLQNFINNGTPWIHCDMAGTAHGDSAQSSYKPKGGRGVLLRALWEFLREYK
- a CDS encoding DUF2203 domain-containing protein, with translation MNNITNMKFFSISQANKSLALVTPIVEDIQTKWVEVKKLKEDCDAIILNHLESENILNEKQDRLDDLLEEIENNIEELQEIGAEFKGFEKGLVDFPAKIDTRIIYLCWRRGEKNISCWHEIFEGFSNRKDISNDLRGIVEKENQTKTNAEIK
- a CDS encoding type II toxin-antitoxin system RelE/ParE family toxin, whose protein sequence is MVDKVRKFFDSLDEKMKKRIHDKLTEIKAHPFKASGVKKLQGWGENVYRVRIGKIRVIYKVLENDIEIVDINFRGNIY
- a CDS encoding lamin tail domain-containing protein, whose amino-acid sequence is MKKLLLLIIASLLLAYTIKEMTSPIKKTMAEDNVIQNNIVITEIMATEPSNLEWIEIQNTSDQMINLEGWKFFENNTNHGLTLFQGSFDLRANEIAIIANKASKLKTKYPLLENTIFDSTWATLNQNGEEIGLKNNNSQFIELFTYIPNTENSLQRIDNSKNDYSANNWINSLSTLGKENLMSELVFNETEILEEIPATEEVDLKEEEIVSERPATENVEIETENTEDVKVRGIKTLKPKAIITIQSGVMEATKKVTINLDGRNSADPNKQKLTYYWDFGDKYTYENKNPPSHSFKEVGNYIITLRVTNEDGIFDETNITIKVLPEDEVGGTAKKEQSEEIKNDPVEKAPADKLEEEVEKQTTYPTLLLNEIFPNPAGRDNGQEWVEIYNPNEFLVNTKGYVLDDYTDQGSAAMKLKEIEILPKSYYLIYDPSVNLNNSNEEIQLLDPNGALLDKIFFIDGFEAQSYARVKNEWLWTTFPTPGFANEIMSEELEITEKTNQESKYKTGDLSSEIYISEILPNPLGEDAPNEWVELYNAGDADINLGNWRLDDNENGSKPFTLSDKTIIKAKGYLIIPRTESKISLDNRLDTVRLFNFEEEIQDEISYEKAKENLSFAKTTMIYEDKIETEWIWTPMITKGAANQKLYKLRGEVEEKNADLILIQAKSLKLKDDNELSEIALSPGNIVELTYDDNNEIKDYSLIKQKTAQTKVVNSPGSFELIKIIITLTIIGIYAFLKRRNTLKKT
- the asnS gene encoding asparagine--tRNA ligase yields the protein MIVRISDFANHVGEEVTIRGWMYNKRGSGKIYFLQLRDGSGLTQGVAEEGRASAEVMENAEKLTAESSCKVTGKVVKHPKHDDVFELQVTDIEIVHITEDEYPISKKEHGPDFLLDNRHLWLRSSKQWAIQRVRDCVITAVYDYFHGEGFVKIDTPIFTPNACEGATTLFEIDYFDEGTVYLSQSGQLYLEAAIMSVGRGFDFGPVFRAEKSKTRKHLIEFWMMDAEAAFVEHEENMNIQEGMVRFIVERCMERCAKELVILERDIEPMKKLSQPFKRLEYTDAIKELQAKGSQIKFGDDLSTEDESLLTDDSEVPVFVHKWPKSIKPFYMKTDPENPELVLNNDLLGTEGSGELIGGSQREDSYEILKAAIEHEGLKGEEYQWYLDLRKYGSVPHSGFGLGLERMVRYVTGTQHIRETIPFPRLLNRMKP
- a CDS encoding lipid II flippase MurJ; the encoded protein is MNSFINKIFRKREEVGGFKNLLLHTAFALTLTSGLSYFLGLVRDRAFAHTFGASAALDVYNAAFVVPDFFLALLVTSGLSAAFVPIFSGLDESKKKEAVVYTNQVLSYGLLLLVFILIIFAISLPYITEYLVPGFDEVKTAEYIKVTRLMLLSPILFTISNTFGNVLISIKEFFWFGLAPVMYNLGIVMGVYFIVPQFGMMGLVIGTIIGAFLHLAIRLPLVLKYGFRFRFNLKFDGRMKETAVLMIPKMFQMGMWQVLLWWFVNLASRLPEGSVTIYSFARNFQSVPVSLIGIAIALSAFARLSHIAAKKDYKEFKSVVWKKGLYILGVTAVAAVALGVVSNFVIGMFLGGGKFDEAAVSATAALLIIYCISIPLESLMHLLARAHYALKNTLRPSSIHVFTILLTMFASYFLLPKIGLFAIPTGFAIGLVVQITLLGFSLYQLLEATTFLSRLKSFLHLRS